One part of the Myxococcales bacterium genome encodes these proteins:
- a CDS encoding right-handed parallel beta-helix repeat-containing protein: MSSPPAPAPAPRSIVPVPGRRAFLQRSGVGWLAATGVLGCAHGPQGVGWLDVRRLGARGDGVADDTDALQAALDQAAQQGGGTVFVPAGVYLTRPLRIGSRTTLHLDAGSVLAATTRLEDYPQEEAGASGHESNRAGLVTARQAEDVAIVGRGTIDGSARAFVREDLTYAGKDFDARFTRQGEQFMKVGPEGFVHGPFARGDDRPGNLVRFIDCRNALLEGVTIQNSPTWTVHFERCVNVRVHGVDINSRKNGNRIPNDDGIDLTRCERVRIIGCDIDTGDDCLAVFGSRDVIVSACTLTSRSAGVRVGFKDGHIRDCSFDNLVIRAANRGLAVFVRSAFDVENVSFSNIIIETQHYSGRWWGNGEPIHVSALLWDPEAQTPGRIRNLRFRNIRAVGEAGMIVYGSPDSVIENLSFEDVELHIRKGALQADYGGNFDLRATRDKAQSIFKHDIPALHCENVKDLAIRAFDVSWESGVPEYFTEALHVRAFEDISISQFSGRQAQAAGAAIFLTQGKNATIRDSQASPGTDLFVCAEEVQGHLLLAGNDARRAQALLAPAQGQAVLRDNHGG, translated from the coding sequence ATGTCCTCTCCGCCCGCCCCCGCGCCCGCCCCCAGATCCATCGTCCCCGTGCCCGGCCGCCGGGCTTTTTTGCAGCGAAGCGGCGTGGGATGGCTAGCGGCCACGGGTGTGCTGGGCTGCGCCCACGGGCCCCAGGGCGTGGGCTGGCTCGACGTGCGACGCCTTGGCGCCCGCGGAGACGGCGTGGCCGACGACACGGACGCGCTGCAAGCCGCCCTGGACCAAGCCGCCCAGCAGGGCGGGGGCACCGTCTTCGTTCCGGCGGGCGTTTACCTGACCCGGCCCCTTCGTATCGGCAGCCGCACCACCTTGCACCTCGACGCCGGCAGCGTGCTCGCGGCCACCACCCGGCTCGAGGATTACCCTCAGGAGGAGGCCGGCGCGAGTGGACACGAATCGAACCGCGCGGGCCTCGTCACCGCCCGGCAAGCGGAGGACGTGGCCATCGTCGGGAGGGGCACCATCGACGGCAGCGCACGCGCCTTCGTGCGCGAAGACCTCACGTACGCAGGCAAGGACTTCGACGCACGCTTTACCCGACAAGGGGAGCAGTTCATGAAGGTGGGGCCCGAGGGCTTCGTTCACGGCCCCTTCGCACGGGGCGACGATCGGCCTGGGAACCTCGTACGCTTCATCGACTGCCGCAACGCCCTGCTCGAGGGCGTCACCATCCAGAACTCGCCTACCTGGACCGTTCACTTCGAGCGCTGCGTGAACGTGCGCGTGCACGGGGTGGACATCAACAGCCGCAAAAACGGCAACCGCATTCCCAACGATGATGGCATCGACCTTACCCGCTGCGAACGCGTGCGCATCATCGGATGCGACATCGACACCGGCGACGACTGCCTCGCGGTGTTCGGAAGCCGCGACGTGATCGTGTCCGCCTGCACCTTGACGAGCCGGTCCGCGGGCGTGCGCGTGGGCTTCAAGGACGGCCATATCCGCGACTGCAGCTTCGACAACCTCGTCATCCGGGCGGCCAACCGGGGCCTGGCCGTGTTCGTGCGCAGCGCCTTCGACGTCGAGAACGTTTCGTTCTCGAACATCATCATCGAAACCCAGCACTACTCCGGGCGATGGTGGGGCAACGGAGAGCCCATTCACGTCTCGGCGCTGCTGTGGGACCCAGAAGCCCAAACGCCGGGCCGCATACGCAACCTGCGCTTTCGCAACATTCGGGCAGTGGGCGAAGCCGGCATGATCGTTTACGGCAGCCCCGACAGCGTCATCGAAAACCTCAGCTTCGAGGACGTCGAGCTGCACATCCGCAAGGGGGCCCTGCAAGCCGACTACGGCGGCAACTTCGACCTGCGCGCCACGCGCGACAAGGCCCAATCGATCTTCAAACACGACATCCCAGCCCTCCACTGTGAGAACGTCAAAGATCTCGCGATTCGCGCCTTCGACGTGTCCTGGGAAAGCGGCGTCCCCGAGTACTTCACGGAGGCGCTGCACGTGCGGGCCTTCGAGGACATCAGCATCAGCCAGTTCAGCGGCCGCCAAGCCCAGGCCGCAGGGGCCGCGATTTTCCTGACCCAGGGCAAAAACGCCACCATTCGTGATAGCCAGGCTTCCCCGGGCACCGATCTGTTCGTCTGCGCCGAAGAAGTGCAAGGCCATTTGCTGCTTGCCGGCAACGATGCGAGGCGAGCGCAGGCGTTGCTGGCGCCCGCCCAGGGCCAAGCCGTGCTTCGCGACAACCACGGCGGCTGA